The Lachnospiraceae bacterium KM106-2 nucleotide sequence TACTAAAATTCTTGTTACCATATCGGAAGATGATGAAGTTGTGCAAACATTATACTTAACTGTGATCGTTGGGAAGAAGGCTTATAGTATCCAATTAATTTCTCGAGATTCCATTACATTACAGGTTGGGCAGAAGACCTTCTTAAAAACTTCTATTAAACCAAAAGACTCGGGCGAAGATCCCGTTTATCGAAGTACAAAATCAAGTGTTGCATCCATTAATTCAACCGGGCTCATCCATGCAAAACATGTTGGCCAAACAACGGTATATGCTACACTTCTAAATAAAAAGTATGTCCGATGTATTATTAAAGTCGTTCCCCCCTCGGAGAGTGATGACTCAGAAACAACATATGCCCCAAAGGAAATAAGAAAATAATTATTGTATTAATGCAAAACAT carries:
- a CDS encoding Ig-like repeat domain protein 1 — translated: MFKFKGLRKHLITFSILFFFVLCVSFIPVSKIQATSTDQEGQMNAVKLTSYRKKLTKGTKYKIKLKNMTPYLEATYKSNNKAIATVNSKGTITAKRTGTTKILVTISEDDEVVQTLYLTVIVGKKAYSIQLISRDSITLQVGQKTFLKTSIKPKDSGEDPVYRSTKSSVASINSTGLIHAKHVGQTTVYATLLNKKYVRCIIKVVPPSESDDSETTYAPKEIRK